One Nostoc sp. CENA543 genomic window, GATTACAAGTTGTACCAGAAAACTGGTTCATTATTCCAGGTGGTTCTCAATTTGAGTCAGCTAATAGTAAGATACGGCTACTCTTTGTTTTAATTTAACGGTCTAAAGACTGATACTACTTTATACCTTTAGAGCTATGAAGCAAAAACAAATAATGATTATTGTCAAGTAATTGAGGAAGTAAGTTTTTTGCTACTTAAGTGAGGTTTACGATCATGTCACAACAAATTATTTCGTCAGATTCAATGCCTATTGAATCTGATAGACAACTGTTGCTTGAATTAACTACAGAAGCAGCAGCTACAATCATTGGTGGACAACAGCGCAGATTTACAAGAAACCAAGTGCGGGATCTTTTAGGAAAAAGGGATTTCCGAAACAAGTGTGAATATTCAGATCCAGAAATATTTGAAAGAAGAAGACAGCTTTATGTTAGGTTTACAGCAACTTGTCCAGTTGGGGGCTAAAATTCCAGTTAGTTTAATCTTTCCGTATTCAACTCTGGAAAATCTAGCAAAGGTTGTTTGGTGAAGCGATAATAAAAGAAGGTTGGAAGCCTCAAACCTCCAACCTTCTACGTTCTAGCTTTCTTCAGGAATTACAGTTGCGGAACGTATTGAGATTTTTCTGGTACATCTGTGTACTCAGCGACAATTTGCCGGAATTCGTCACCGTCGATAGTTTCTTTTTCAATCAGCAAATCGACTAAGCGGTCTGTCACAGTGCGATGTTCCCGCATAATCTTCTTAGCGTTTTCATAGCATTCTTCGACAATTTCTCGGACTTGAGAGTCGATTCTAGCGGCAATTGATTCAGAATAATCGGATCTGGTCATCCAGTCACGACCCAAGAATACTTCCCCTTGTTGGCTTTCCAAGGATAGAGGGCCTAAATCAGACATCCCGAAGCGTGTCACCATTTGACGCGCCATTCCTGTCACTTGTTGTAAGTCGCCGCCTGCACCGGTGGTGACTTCCGCCGCGCCGAAAATGACATCTTCTGCTGCACGACCACCCAAAGCACCAGTAATTCTAGCTTTGAGTTGAGAACGGGAAATTAAACCTTGTTCTTCGTTGGGAGTAAACCAAGTTAAGCCTTGTGCTTGTCCCCGTGGAATGAGGGTAACTTTCTGCACTGGGTCATGGTCTTTTAATAAAGTTCCGACTAAGGCATGTCCGATTTCGTGGTAAGCAATTAAGCGTTTACTCTTGCTGTCTACTAATGGTGTCCCTTCCATACCAGCGACAACTCTATCTACAGCGTCGTCAATTTCGGTAAGAGTGATACCTTCTTTGCGTCTTCTGGCGGTGAGAATTGCAGCTTCATTGAGGAGGTTAGCTAAATCCGCACCGGTGAATCCTGGTGTACGGCGAGCGATCGCTTCTAATGATACGCTGGTGTCAAGTTTTTTGTTGCGCGCATGGACTTGCAGAATTTCCAAGCGGCCTTTGATATCTGGTGCATCCACTGTAACTTGTCTGTCAAAACGACCAGGACGCAACAGGGCTGCATCTAATACGTCAGGACGGTTGGTAGCAGCAATAATAATGATGCCTGTGTTACCTTCAAAACCATCCATTTCGGTGAGTAACTGGTTGAGGGTTTGTTCTCTTTCGTCGTTACCGCCACCGATACCTGCACCCCGTTGTCTACCTACAGCGTCAATTTCATCAATAAAGATGATACAGGGAGCGTTATCTTTAGCTTTTTTGAACAAGTCACGGACACGGGAAGCACCCACACCCACAAACATTTCTACGAATTCTGAACCAGAGATACTAAAGAATGGTACACCAGCTTCACCTGCGATCGCTTTTGCAAGTAAAGTTTTACCTGTTCCTGGAGGCCCGACTAGTAACACACCTTTGGGAATGCGCGCCCCAACAGCTGTAAATCTTTCTGGTTGTTTTAAGAAAGTTACAACTTCTTGGAGTTCTTCTTTAGCTTCTTCAATCCCAGCTACGTCGTCAAATTTTACACCGGTTTTCGCTTCCATTTGGAAACGCGCTCTGGATTTACCGAAGTTCATTGCTTGACCAGGGCCACCAGGGATGTTGTTCGAGCGACGGAACAAAAAGAACAATCCCGTAATCAATAAGATTGGGAAAATTAGATTGCCTAAAAGTCCCCAGATAGCACCATCATTGCGGACTGGATGAGCATCGAAACTAACTTGTTTGTCTTTAAGTTTACTAATTAACTCTGGTGCGTTAATTGGTAAATCTACACGCCAGCGTTGAGTACGATTTTCAATATCTTGGTCAACAGCTTCGATAATTGCTGTTCTACCACCTTCATAAAGATCCACACTGGTTACACGACCAGCATCCAAGTATTCCAGAAAGCGGCCGTAAGTCATGCGCGTATTAGCAGCATTTCTCGTCATGTCAGCAGGATTTCCTGCAAACGCCCCTTGCCAAAAGAAAAAGCCAATTACCAAAGCAGGCAATGTCCAGAGTACGAGGACTCTCCAGGAGAATTTCATTTTAATTTGCCTCTAGATGCCAATTTACAATTAGATATTTCTAGCAGCTAAAATCGCTAGATAGTTGTGAAACGGATGTTTATAACTCCATTTTGTTTAATTTGATATCAAATCAGGCAATACCACAAAGCTAGACCTGCTTATGTGAAATCTGAGATCCCGACAAGAATCTTAATTAAATTTAACCTAATTCTAATACAACATGGCGATCAAGGGGAGGGATTGGGGACTGGGGACTGGGCATTGGGCATTGGGCATCGGGAATTGGGCATGAATATTAATCTGTTCCCTGTTCCCTGTTCCCTGTTTCCTAATGACTAATGACTATTGACTATTGACTACTGACTACTTCACCTCCGTAATTTTTAATGTATAGGGAAAATATTTGCCTTCATCGTAAGAACCAATCCAGACTTGATAATCTCCTGGTAGCCATTCACCTACTATGCCGGGGTTTTTGCCGTCTAAGTCGTCGTTACACCAAGTCCCGCCAGTGCCTTTAACGATGATGGTAGTGTCTTGGGGTGAATCTATTTGCAGCTTTAGGTAGTTAAATTTACTGGTTAATTTAATAGTGTGGTCTGGTGTTTCATCTACAAAGCCGTTACATGGCCCTGTAGATGTGTCTATCCTCCCAGCAATTTTGTGTCCTGCGACCGAGCCACCACTCATACCCCGAACTGTGAGAGGGTCTGGTGAAAATTTGTGACTGATAGTAATGTCTCCAAAAATCGGGGGTGCGTCTTGGGCTGTGCTGGCGGCAGGAAGTGCCGATATAACGCCAAGTGTAACTATCATTAAAGATAATCGAGTTCCTTGAAATAGCGTTGTTTTCGACATAGTGATCACATAAGTATATCAGTGTTCTTGAAGACACTAATTTTACCAATTAAGTTCCAGAAATGAGAGAAATTGACTATGTAGTCATTAGTCATTAGTCATTAGTCATTAGTCATTAGTTTTTCTTCCTTGTCTCCCCCTGCTCCCTGCTCCCTGCCCCCTGCCCCCTTGCCCCCTTGCCCCCTGCCCCAATCCCTACCCTATCGCCTGATTTAGACGCGGTTTATCTAAGCCAATCTGATTGAGGAGTAACCAAGATTGGATGAGGTCTGGCCCGTGTACGTCTCCTGTTAGGGCGGCACGCAGCGATCGCATGACTAGTCCTTTTTTGACGTTTTGGGCTTTGACTACTTGTTTAATAATGTCTTGGGCAAATGCTTCTGTGAGTTGGGGTTGAGTTTCTAAGGCGGCGATGATAGCTTGTAGAACTTCACTAGAGCCTGGTTGTTGTAATTGTTGGCTACCTTCTGCGCTCAATTCTATCGTCTCGCTAAAAAACATTTTGCTCATCTCGACAGCATCTGTTAACCGCGTCAAGCTAGCACCGAGTAAACCCACTAATTTCTCCAACCAAGCCCTGTCTCGTCCGCCATCAAATTGATATCCGGCAGTTTCCCAATAAGGAATAATTAAATCTGTGAGCTGGTCTATGGGCATATTATGGATATATTGACTGTTTAACCAGTCGAGTTTTGCCCAGTCAAATTTTGCGCCGGCTTTATTAACACGCTCAAAAGTAAATTCTTTGGCGGCGGCTTCTAAGGTAAATATTTCTTGGGTCGAGTCTGGTGGCGACCATCCTAACAAGGTCATGTAGTTAACTAAACCTTCGGCGGTAAAGCCCATTTGCTTAAAGTCAGAGATGGAGGTCACGCCATCCCGCTTGGAAAGTTTACGCCCTTCCATGTTTAAAATTAAGGGCGAATGGGCAAATTCGGGAATTTCTGCACCAAGAGCTTCATAAAGCAGAATTTGCTTGGCTGTATTGGCGATGTGGTCTTCTCCGCGAATCACATGAGTGATTTGCATATCAATATCATCTACCACAACCACAAAGTTGTAGAGGGGTTGACCAATGCCTTCCTCGGAAGCACGGGCGATGACCATATCACCACCTAAATCACTACCGCGCCAAGACATTTTGCCTCTAACAAGGTCGTTCCAGACAATTTCTCGGTCATCGTCAATTTTAAAGCGGATGACGAAACTCCGCCCTTGGGCTTGGAATTGAGCTTCTTGTTCTGGGGTGAGGTTACGGTGGCGGTTGTCGTAGCGGGGGGCTTCGTTTTTGGCTTTTTGTGCTTCTCTTAAGGCTTCGAGTTCTTCAGATGTGGTGTAGCAGCGATAAGCTAAACCTTTGTCTAGAAGTTTTTGTACGGCTTGTTTGTACAGGTCTAGACGGTCGGATTGAAAGAACGGCCCTTCATCCCAGTTCAACCCTAACCATCGCAATCCTAACAGAATATTTTCTGTATATTCGGGGCGCGATCGCTCTAAATCTGTATCTTCAATGCGTAAAATAAATGTCCCGCCGTGGTGACGGGCAAACAACCAGTTAAATACGGCTGTTCTCGCTGTACCGATGTGTAAATTCCCAGTTGGACTAGGAGCAATTCTGACTCTGACAGTCACAGTAGTTCTCTCTTTCGCAAAGCAATGATCACTATAACAAGTGCTGAGTATTGAGTCATGTGTTCTAAGTTAGGAATCTATGTATATACTTAGAACTGAACTTACTCAGCACTTGTTTCTCATTAATCTTGGTTTAGAACGGGACTGACGGGGCTCGAACCCGCAACTTCCGCCGTGACAGGGCGGTGCTCTAACCAATTGAACTACAGTCCCTTGATTCGCAACTTCCCTATTATGACTTAGTTACCCTGGGTTGTCAACCTAGTTGGGTGGAAATTTTGGAAAATTTTTTTTGAGGACTAGCGATCGCCCTGATCTGGCATGATTTTGGGTATGGCGATCGCGTTTTGTAGGAGCATCAACAAGGCGATGCCTACGGCGGGCTGCGCCAACGCACTAACAATTGGTTTGAGAACGAATTTCTTGTATAATATTAGAAATTTCTGCTTCTGATTCAATATGTCGTGCCAGCACTTGAGCAGTAGCCTCTAGCAAGCGGTTAGAAAATAACTTAGCTAAATCTTGGCGTAACCCTTGCCCAATGTAAAATTTAAGTAATGCCTCACAGGACATATCTCGACTGTCTGCTATCTTTTTCAGAGATTCTAAAGTATCTTTGGGTATTTCTAGGGATACTGTTTCATTTGGGCGTGGGTGCAGTTGTAAGATAAATTCCTCTTCAGGATTGTTCATAAAGTTTTCTCTCTGTACGAGTCGCAGGACAAGCAGAAATGATGCGAGTTCGTAATCCACGTTCTACATAGACTACAAGCAAAAAACGTTGTTCAAGGGAGTACCCAATGATAAAAGCGCGTTGTTCGCTGCTAGAAGCATTGATAGGGTTTGCATCACCAGTTTGGTAAAAAGGATCGAAAAAAACCTCGGTGGCTTCTTCAAAGGTAACACCATGTTTTTCAATATTGCTCCGCGCTTTGTTGCTATCCCACTCAAATTCAACACCTTGTAGGCGATAAACAATATCCATACATATATTTTATTGTCATAGGCGCGATGCCTACGGCGGGTTGCGCCAATACACTTCCTATGTATGATAGCCTGTTGCTTAAAACAATTGACCGTATGTGAAAATCCCGTTTGGCACTGCGATTGCACTTTGATTCTCAGATAGCGATCGCTGTACAGCCGCGTTGTTATTAGATGTTAGTCCGGTGAACGATCGCCCTGATCTGGCATGATTTTGGGTATGGCGAGCGCGCCTGTTTTCACTGATGCTGAAGGTAAATGCAGCAAAAGCTACTATTGATTCTGAGAGAGCGATCGCCATTGTGGCATTTAGTGATTAACTTGTCTCTCCTGCTGTGATTTCTTGGCAAACTTCAAAAGAAACTAATAGTTGAGCATACAGCGATCGCAAGACCTCTACATCCCCAAGTGTCGCTACCATACTGTCCCTAACACACCATACCTATCTACGTATCTGTTCAAAAATCAAATATGAATCCTATATATAATTTTACTTTTAACACTATATTCTCCATTCTCCCAAAATATCAGGTGATATCCGATTTTTAAAACATTGGTAATTGTCATGAGTGAGTGAATTACTTGAATGGGAAAGCAAATAGCTTAAAAAATAAAGCTATCTGCTTGTTTGCTAACCGAACTCAATTGTTACCCTTGTATTAATGCTTTAAACTGTTCATCATTTCTAATACCATCAAAATCGGGGTTGCCTTTTGCTTCTTGACGGCATCGAGAAGCATTGAGATGTATTGCTTGTTGCAAATTTTCAATTGCTAGCTCAATGTTTCCTTGCAAAGCGTAACAGCAAGCTTTGCCATAATGACCACTTTCATCGTTAGGTTTTAATTCTAGTGCTTTCTCACAACTGACTAATGCTTCCTGATAGCGTCCTGCACGAGCTAGGACAATACCTTGATTAGCCCACCATAGAGGATCGTCTGGTTGAAGTTTGACAGCTTCATTTACATTTGCCAGTGCTTCATCATAACGACCTAATAAACTTAGGACTATACCCTTAACACTCAAAAAACCTGCTTCATTCGGTGTAATCTTTAACGCCTGATTACAGCTAGTCAATGCTTCCTCATAACGCTCTAAGTTCCTCAGTGCATTACTTCGATTTATCCATGCTTCGGGGAATTCATCGTTAATAGCTATGGCTTTGTCACAGCTAGTCAATGCTTCTTCATAACGATCTAAGTTCCTCAGTGCATTACCTCGATTTATCCATACTTCGGGGAAGTCATCTTTAATTGCTATGGCTTTGTCACAGCTAGTCAATGCTTCTTCATAACGCTCTAACTTCCTCAGAGCATTACTTCGATTTATCCATGCTTCGAGGAAGTCATCTTTAATTGCTATGGCTTTGTCATAGCTAGCTAATGCTTCTTCATAACGCTCTAACTTCCCTAGTGCATTACCTCGGTTGAACCATACTTCGGGGAAGTCATCTTTAATTGCTATGGCTTTGTCATAGCTAGCTAATGCTTCTTCGTGACGCTCTAAATTTCCCAGTACATTACCTCGGTTGAACAATGCTTCTAGTAAGTCGTCCTTAATTGCTAAAGCTTTGTCATAGTTAGGCAAAGCCTCTTCATATTCTTTTAATCTATACAGCCAATTACCGACATCTAAAAACAGACGACTGCTGAATTTAGGATAAGTATCAGTAGCAATAAGTTCAGCTTGTTCAATTGCCCGCATTAGCAAATCTTTTCGCTGAATAGGGTTGCTTCTTAGGGATTTATACAACATTCCTGCATACTTACCCAGCCCATCTTTTAACAAGTCAACTTGAGTGAAACCAGGTCTTAATGCTGCCTCTATTTCTTCTTTAGAGGGGCCAGTCCCGGTTTCATACTGAATATCATATTGAGATGGATCATCCGCTAACATTACCCAACTAAAGATAAATCCCAATTTTATGCTTTTCAACAACTTCTCAGTCGAATCTGGTAAGAGTCGATAATTCTCTACTGCTGCTTCCGCAACAACTGCTGCAAAAGGAATCATCACTACTTCCAGTTGCTTTAAATAGCGAGAAGCAAACAAATGGGATATGAATTGACGCTGACCTTCATCTCTTCTTGCAAAAAGAGCATGATAGAGAAATTCAGCAGTGTGCTGTCGCCAATCAGCGTTTTCGTATTTTTCTGGCTCAGGACTATATTGGGTAACTTCTTGGTTCGCTTGTTGCTCAAAATATATAGCTAGCAATTCATGGATTGCACGAAATTGTGTTTTATCATCTTGACAGAATGAAAGTCGAAAAACATTACGGGCCACATCATCCAAGCGATAGCGACCTTGAACAAACTCAACAAAATCACACTTTATTAGCCAATCAAAACAGTTGAAATTAGCACAAGCACCAGTTTCAAAGTCTATTCCTTGTTTTTGCATTAAATACTCAATTAACGACCGATAAAACCAACGGCAACAAGCTGCTATTTGGACTATTTCCTTTTGCTTTGTACTCAATCCTTGCAGTAGTAGATTAGTAATTTCTTGGTTGCCACGAGAAAAATCAATCTCTCTATTGGCTTCCTTCTCTCGTTTAATCCATTGAAGATAATAAGGTAAACCTTTAGTTGCTTTATATATTTTCTGAATATCACCAGATTTGGTAATGCCGATATGCTGAAGATATTCCTTTGTCTGTTCTTTATTGAATTCATCTAGTCGTTGTTCATAAATCAAATCCCTATCCTGCTGAAATTTACGCCAACTTTCCTTCTCAAGTAGAGAACGCCGTCCTGCTACCACAAGGCGAACAGGATAAGATTTTAAAGTCGTATCTTCTAATAAATACTGCCAAAGCCAAGTGTCAATGTCTGGTGGTGCTTTTTCATAGGTATCTAAAATCAACACAGTGGAGTGATTATGCTTTTGAGCTTTCTGTATCAAACCCTGAGCAAAGGCATGAGTTAACTTAGGTATGGGTTCGAGCATTAATTCCTGAAGCTCTTTGTCATTTTTCGTTGCTGGATGCTGTTGCAATAGTTCTTGCATACGCTCTTTACTTGATTTAATCGCCTGTGGTGCATCCGATAACATTCCTCCAGCTTTGACCACAGCATCCAGACCTAAACTTAATGCTGTTCCAGGATCTCCCAAGTAGGCTGCACCTG contains:
- the ftsH2 gene encoding ATP-dependent zinc metalloprotease FtsH2 codes for the protein MKFSWRVLVLWTLPALVIGFFFWQGAFAGNPADMTRNAANTRMTYGRFLEYLDAGRVTSVDLYEGGRTAIIEAVDQDIENRTQRWRVDLPINAPELISKLKDKQVSFDAHPVRNDGAIWGLLGNLIFPILLITGLFFLFRRSNNIPGGPGQAMNFGKSRARFQMEAKTGVKFDDVAGIEEAKEELQEVVTFLKQPERFTAVGARIPKGVLLVGPPGTGKTLLAKAIAGEAGVPFFSISGSEFVEMFVGVGASRVRDLFKKAKDNAPCIIFIDEIDAVGRQRGAGIGGGNDEREQTLNQLLTEMDGFEGNTGIIIIAATNRPDVLDAALLRPGRFDRQVTVDAPDIKGRLEILQVHARNKKLDTSVSLEAIARRTPGFTGADLANLLNEAAILTARRRKEGITLTEIDDAVDRVVAGMEGTPLVDSKSKRLIAYHEIGHALVGTLLKDHDPVQKVTLIPRGQAQGLTWFTPNEEQGLISRSQLKARITGALGGRAAEDVIFGAAEVTTGAGGDLQQVTGMARQMVTRFGMSDLGPLSLESQQGEVFLGRDWMTRSDYSESIAARIDSQVREIVEECYENAKKIMREHRTVTDRLVDLLIEKETIDGDEFRQIVAEYTDVPEKSQYVPQL
- the gltX gene encoding glutamate--tRNA ligase, translating into MTVRVRIAPSPTGNLHIGTARTAVFNWLFARHHGGTFILRIEDTDLERSRPEYTENILLGLRWLGLNWDEGPFFQSDRLDLYKQAVQKLLDKGLAYRCYTTSEELEALREAQKAKNEAPRYDNRHRNLTPEQEAQFQAQGRSFVIRFKIDDDREIVWNDLVRGKMSWRGSDLGGDMVIARASEEGIGQPLYNFVVVVDDIDMQITHVIRGEDHIANTAKQILLYEALGAEIPEFAHSPLILNMEGRKLSKRDGVTSISDFKQMGFTAEGLVNYMTLLGWSPPDSTQEIFTLEAAAKEFTFERVNKAGAKFDWAKLDWLNSQYIHNMPIDQLTDLIIPYWETAGYQFDGGRDRAWLEKLVGLLGASLTRLTDAVEMSKMFFSETIELSAEGSQQLQQPGSSEVLQAIIAALETQPQLTEAFAQDIIKQVVKAQNVKKGLVMRSLRAALTGDVHGPDLIQSWLLLNQIGLDKPRLNQAIG
- a CDS encoding BrnT family toxin, whose amino-acid sequence is MDIVYRLQGVEFEWDSNKARSNIEKHGVTFEEATEVFFDPFYQTGDANPINASSSEQRAFIIGYSLEQRFLLVVYVERGLRTRIISACPATRTERKLYEQS
- a CDS encoding tetratricopeptide repeat protein, whose product is MSNQIPYIYRQQAKDFLAKFAKALESPESNPLLFQVYGFGGVGKTTLIKKLKEMHESQADFAAVSFGLTPDIQTPLKLMEKLYELLPKSTGLSLRNLSHKPDPFTSLYEQYYETFYKLKTEPVRGKSVDTEQQNTVKDWLELGTGTLLATGAAYLGDPGTALSLGLDAVVKAGGMLSDAPQAIKSSKERMQELLQQHPATKNDKELQELMLEPIPKLTHAFAQGLIQKAQKHNHSTVLILDTYEKAPPDIDTWLWQYLLEDTTLKSYPVRLVVAGRRSLLEKESWRKFQQDRDLIYEQRLDEFNKEQTKEYLQHIGITKSGDIQKIYKATKGLPYYLQWIKREKEANREIDFSRGNQEITNLLLQGLSTKQKEIVQIAACCRWFYRSLIEYLMQKQGIDFETGACANFNCFDWLIKCDFVEFVQGRYRLDDVARNVFRLSFCQDDKTQFRAIHELLAIYFEQQANQEVTQYSPEPEKYENADWRQHTAEFLYHALFARRDEGQRQFISHLFASRYLKQLEVVMIPFAAVVAEAAVENYRLLPDSTEKLLKSIKLGFIFSWVMLADDPSQYDIQYETGTGPSKEEIEAALRPGFTQVDLLKDGLGKYAGMLYKSLRSNPIQRKDLLMRAIEQAELIATDTYPKFSSRLFLDVGNWLYRLKEYEEALPNYDKALAIKDDLLEALFNRGNVLGNLERHEEALASYDKAIAIKDDFPEVWFNRGNALGKLERYEEALASYDKAIAIKDDFLEAWINRSNALRKLERYEEALTSCDKAIAIKDDFPEVWINRGNALRNLDRYEEALTSCDKAIAINDEFPEAWINRSNALRNLERYEEALTSCNQALKITPNEAGFLSVKGIVLSLLGRYDEALANVNEAVKLQPDDPLWWANQGIVLARAGRYQEALVSCEKALELKPNDESGHYGKACCYALQGNIELAIENLQQAIHLNASRCRQEAKGNPDFDGIRNDEQFKALIQG